One genomic region from Natrinema caseinilyticum encodes:
- a CDS encoding OsmC family protein: MEKFEQLTAATEDDPANADFRFFAETEWTGETTCETTVSDIEKSGTLVESPEFTMEGALFGHRDAPNALEHLLSSLGTCLTITYAAHGAKRDIEISEIRLEFEGRADMRGLLGLADDVRPGFDHIECTAHIDSPASTAELESLQEVAHANSPILDNLENEVTVDVQHSTAE; this comes from the coding sequence ATGGAGAAGTTCGAACAGCTCACCGCCGCTACCGAGGACGACCCGGCAAACGCCGACTTCCGGTTTTTCGCAGAGACGGAGTGGACCGGCGAGACGACGTGTGAGACCACCGTCAGTGACATCGAAAAAAGTGGTACGCTCGTCGAATCGCCCGAGTTCACCATGGAAGGTGCGTTGTTCGGCCATCGTGATGCCCCGAACGCACTCGAGCATTTGCTTTCCTCACTCGGGACCTGTCTGACGATCACCTACGCCGCCCACGGCGCGAAGCGAGATATCGAGATTTCCGAGATTCGCCTCGAGTTCGAAGGACGCGCTGACATGCGCGGACTCCTCGGGCTCGCCGACGACGTCCGTCCCGGCTTCGATCACATCGAGTGCACCGCACACATCGACTCACCCGCATCGACGGCCGAACTCGAATCGTTACAGGAAGTCGCCCACGCGAATTCGCCGATCCTCGATAACCTCGAGAACGAGGTTACGGTCGACGTGCAGCACTCGACAGCGGAGTGA
- a CDS encoding HalX domain-containing protein: MTTETPSVLIVEDEPDLANLYAAWLGGECDVETAYDGNEALDAIDEDIDVVLLDRRMPGLSGDTVLDTIRNRSLDCRVAMVTAVEPDFDIIEMGFDDYLVKPVSKKELIAIIDQLVLRSTYDEQLQEFFALASKKALLDDQKTEAERQSSQEYAELNDRIAVLRVRVNDTVQELLEQDGYRQLCQDIARESVIPK; encoded by the coding sequence ATGACAACCGAGACCCCGTCCGTTCTGATCGTCGAAGACGAGCCGGACCTTGCGAACCTGTACGCGGCCTGGCTCGGCGGCGAGTGCGACGTCGAGACGGCGTACGACGGCAACGAAGCGCTCGACGCCATCGACGAGGACATCGATGTCGTGTTGCTCGACCGGCGGATGCCCGGTCTCTCCGGGGACACGGTCCTCGATACGATCCGGAACCGATCGCTCGACTGCCGGGTCGCGATGGTGACAGCGGTCGAACCGGACTTCGACATCATCGAGATGGGATTCGACGACTACCTCGTCAAACCGGTCTCGAAGAAGGAACTGATCGCGATCATCGACCAACTGGTCCTTCGATCCACCTACGACGAACAGCTTCAGGAATTCTTCGCACTCGCCTCCAAGAAGGCGCTACTCGACGACCAGAAGACGGAGGCCGAACGCCAGTCCAGCCAGGAGTACGCCGAACTCAACGATCGAATTGCGGTTCTTCGCGTCCGTGTCAACGATACGGTACAGGAGCTGTTAGAACAGGACGGGTACCGACAGCTCTGTCAGGATATCGCGCGCGAATCGGTCATTCCGAAGTAA
- a CDS encoding OsmC family protein, with the protein MTSVNGLDVDELGSLIEAVSAEPERASFTFRAETEWTGGFASETRISDFEQNETTIESPEFSVIGDEPAALLGERTGPNAVEHLLAAIGSCLSVTYAGHAAAKGIQIDDMRFEFEGDIDLRGFLGLSDEVRAGYEEIRATTHIDADASAEELEALHEEVLETSPLYDNVTNQVSLEFDLEFA; encoded by the coding sequence ATGACTAGTGTAAACGGACTCGACGTCGACGAACTTGGATCGCTCATCGAAGCGGTCTCTGCAGAGCCAGAACGAGCGTCGTTCACGTTTCGTGCCGAGACCGAGTGGACGGGTGGCTTCGCCAGCGAGACACGAATTAGCGACTTCGAGCAAAACGAGACCACGATCGAGTCACCCGAGTTCTCCGTGATTGGCGACGAACCGGCGGCACTACTCGGCGAGCGGACCGGCCCGAACGCGGTCGAACACCTCCTCGCTGCCATCGGCTCGTGTCTCAGCGTGACTTACGCGGGTCATGCCGCTGCGAAGGGGATCCAGATCGACGACATGCGCTTCGAATTCGAGGGCGACATCGATCTGCGGGGCTTCCTCGGGTTGAGCGACGAGGTGCGGGCAGGATACGAGGAGATTCGTGCCACGACCCACATCGACGCCGACGCGTCGGCCGAGGAACTCGAGGCGTTGCACGAGGAAGTACTCGAGACGTCGCCCCTGTACGACAACGTGACGAATCAGGTGTCCCTCGAGTTCGATCTCGAGTTCGCGTAA
- the purL gene encoding phosphoribosylformylglycinamidine synthase subunit PurL: MSLADSDRELVVSELGREPTPAEAALFENLWSEHCAYRSSRPLLSAFDSEGEQVVVGPGDDAAVVALPGTGDGKRTYVTLGIESHNHPSYVDPFDGAATGVGGIVRDTLSMGAYPIALADSLYFGEFDREHSKYLFEGVVEGISHYGNCIGVPTVAGSVDFHPDYEGNPLVNVACVGLTDDERLVTAVAQEPGNALVLVGNATGRDGLGGASFASEDLAEDAETEDRPAVQVGDPYAEKLLIEANEALVDEGLVESARDLGAAGLGGASSEMVAKGDLGAEIDLERVHQREPNMSALEILLAESQERMCYEVEPENVDRVREIAQRFDLGCSVIGEVTDGNYVCRFEGETVVDVDAYFLGEGAPMNDLPTVDTEPPATDLPAVDLEDAFRAVVSSPNTASKRWVYRQYDHEVGVRTSVGPGDDAAIVAIREASANRGGDGRETGTGLAISSGAAPNWTETAPREGARAIALENATNIAAKGAMPLAAVDCLNGGNPEKPEVYAGFTGIVDGLAEMCETLSTPVVGGNVSLYNDSVAGPIPPTPTLAMVGSKVGYDAPPLSVEPAGDLVLVGDIGLETGESRLGGSEYLARFEGSDRFPDLPSDPESLIESLATVANDDATLAVHDVSHGGLAVSLAEMVTAEAGLEVSIPGDDPVGALFHEQPGRALVQTESVAAVRETFDGVAPVVELGAGTDDGTLTVDVGDRTLATDASEISERRATIERGLE; the protein is encoded by the coding sequence ATGAGTCTTGCCGATTCGGACCGCGAACTCGTCGTTTCCGAGCTGGGGCGAGAGCCGACGCCTGCGGAGGCGGCGCTGTTCGAGAATCTCTGGAGCGAACACTGTGCGTACCGCTCCTCGCGACCGCTGCTGTCGGCGTTCGACAGCGAGGGCGAACAGGTGGTCGTCGGGCCCGGCGACGATGCGGCGGTCGTCGCGTTGCCCGGAACCGGCGACGGGAAACGAACGTACGTCACGTTGGGAATCGAGAGCCACAATCACCCCTCCTACGTGGACCCGTTCGACGGCGCTGCGACCGGCGTCGGCGGCATCGTTCGGGACACGCTCTCGATGGGAGCCTACCCGATCGCGCTCGCGGACTCGCTTTACTTCGGCGAGTTCGACCGCGAACACTCGAAGTACCTCTTCGAGGGCGTCGTCGAGGGGATCAGCCACTACGGGAACTGTATCGGCGTCCCCACGGTCGCGGGGAGCGTCGACTTTCACCCCGATTACGAGGGGAACCCGCTGGTCAACGTCGCCTGCGTCGGGTTGACCGACGACGAACGGCTCGTGACCGCCGTGGCCCAGGAACCCGGCAACGCGCTCGTCCTCGTCGGAAACGCCACCGGTCGGGACGGACTCGGTGGCGCCAGCTTCGCCAGCGAGGACCTCGCGGAGGACGCCGAAACCGAGGACAGACCCGCCGTGCAGGTCGGCGATCCGTACGCCGAAAAGCTGCTGATCGAGGCCAACGAAGCGCTCGTCGACGAGGGGTTGGTCGAATCCGCTCGCGACCTCGGTGCTGCGGGCCTCGGCGGTGCCTCGAGCGAGATGGTCGCCAAGGGCGATCTCGGTGCAGAGATCGACCTCGAGCGCGTCCACCAGCGCGAGCCGAACATGTCGGCGCTCGAGATTCTGCTGGCCGAGTCCCAGGAGCGGATGTGCTACGAGGTCGAGCCCGAAAACGTCGATCGCGTACGCGAAATCGCACAGCGGTTCGATCTGGGTTGCTCGGTCATCGGTGAGGTCACCGACGGCAACTACGTGTGCCGGTTCGAGGGGGAGACCGTGGTCGACGTGGACGCGTACTTCCTGGGAGAGGGCGCGCCGATGAACGATCTCCCGACAGTCGACACCGAACCGCCCGCGACCGACCTCCCCGCCGTCGATCTCGAGGACGCCTTCCGTGCCGTGGTCTCGAGTCCGAATACCGCCTCGAAGCGGTGGGTCTATCGGCAGTACGATCACGAGGTCGGCGTGCGAACGAGCGTGGGACCGGGCGACGACGCGGCTATCGTTGCGATCCGGGAGGCGAGCGCAAACCGCGGCGGCGACGGCCGCGAGACGGGAACGGGGCTCGCGATTTCCTCAGGTGCCGCGCCGAACTGGACCGAGACGGCCCCGCGCGAGGGGGCCCGGGCGATCGCACTCGAGAACGCGACGAACATCGCTGCCAAGGGTGCGATGCCGCTCGCGGCGGTCGACTGCCTCAACGGCGGAAACCCCGAAAAACCCGAGGTCTACGCCGGCTTTACGGGAATCGTCGACGGGCTAGCCGAGATGTGCGAGACGCTATCGACACCCGTCGTCGGCGGGAACGTCTCGCTGTACAACGACTCGGTCGCGGGGCCGATTCCGCCGACGCCGACCCTCGCGATGGTCGGCTCCAAGGTCGGGTACGACGCACCGCCGCTGTCTGTCGAACCGGCGGGCGATCTGGTGCTCGTCGGTGATATCGGCCTCGAAACCGGCGAGTCGAGACTCGGCGGGTCCGAGTACCTGGCGCGGTTCGAGGGAAGCGATCGGTTCCCCGACCTTCCGTCGGATCCCGAAAGCCTGATCGAGTCGCTCGCGACGGTCGCGAACGACGACGCGACGCTGGCCGTCCACGACGTCAGCCACGGCGGACTGGCCGTCTCGCTCGCCGAGATGGTGACCGCGGAGGCCGGTCTCGAGGTGTCGATCCCCGGCGACGATCCGGTCGGCGCGCTGTTTCACGAACAGCCGGGTCGCGCGCTGGTCCAGACCGAATCGGTGGCAGCCGTGCGGGAGACGTTCGACGGCGTCGCTCCGGTCGTCGAACTCGGCGCGGGAACCGACGACGGCACGCTCACGGTCGACGTCGGGGACCGGACGCTCGCGACGGACGCGTCCGAGATCAGCGAGCGACGCGCGACGATCGAACGCGGACTCGAGTGA